One region of Agrobacterium tumefaciens genomic DNA includes:
- a CDS encoding type III PLP-dependent enzyme has product MAPTDKPQSHGPALAAAQFAVDENDLVIGGRAVRDIVAETGTPCFLYDASAMRRAYRDLATALSGFADIFYSVKANPLPAIISLFREEGAGAEIASVGEYRAAIKAGIPPENIIFAGPGKRQAELLEVIESGIGEIHIESAEEITRIEAIGKPVKASIRINPVPDAQAGAMRMGGKATAFGFDEEELENVLPLFRDIRHINLVGVHIYGGTQILDADMLVSQWRHSILLAARMAEMLGRPLETIDLGGGLGIPYFAGETPLDLAAVSAAIPDLKALVQAHPLIADAHIIVEPGRFLAGPGGIYVAEVNSVKTSRGTTFVVTDGGMHHHLAASGNLGQIVKRNYPIVAPAMMQADYEETATIVGPLCTPLDTLARNAALPKLKAGDLLAILQSGAYGATASPSGFLSHPAAKEVLVENGAFEVIAR; this is encoded by the coding sequence ATGGCGCCCACGGATAAACCCCAAAGCCACGGCCCTGCCCTTGCCGCCGCGCAATTCGCAGTCGACGAAAACGATCTTGTCATCGGTGGCCGTGCCGTGCGCGATATCGTCGCTGAGACCGGAACGCCGTGCTTCCTCTATGACGCGAGCGCCATGCGCCGCGCCTATCGCGATCTCGCAACCGCGCTCAGTGGTTTTGCCGATATCTTTTATTCGGTGAAAGCCAATCCCCTGCCCGCCATCATCTCGCTTTTCCGTGAAGAAGGCGCTGGCGCGGAAATCGCCTCCGTCGGTGAATATCGCGCCGCCATCAAGGCGGGCATACCGCCGGAAAATATCATCTTCGCCGGCCCCGGCAAGCGCCAGGCCGAATTGCTTGAGGTGATCGAGAGCGGCATCGGCGAAATCCATATCGAGAGCGCCGAGGAAATTACCCGCATCGAAGCCATCGGCAAACCGGTCAAGGCCTCCATCCGCATCAATCCGGTGCCGGATGCGCAGGCAGGCGCCATGCGCATGGGTGGCAAGGCCACCGCCTTCGGTTTCGACGAGGAAGAACTCGAAAACGTCCTACCGCTGTTCAGGGACATCAGGCATATCAATCTCGTCGGTGTCCATATTTACGGTGGCACGCAAATCCTCGATGCCGACATGCTTGTCTCCCAATGGAGACACTCCATTTTGCTTGCCGCACGCATGGCCGAAATGCTCGGCAGGCCACTTGAAACCATCGATCTCGGCGGCGGTCTCGGCATCCCCTATTTCGCCGGGGAGACGCCGCTCGATCTTGCAGCGGTCAGTGCCGCCATTCCCGACCTCAAGGCCTTGGTGCAGGCACATCCGCTGATCGCCGATGCCCATATCATTGTCGAACCCGGCCGCTTCCTCGCCGGTCCCGGCGGCATCTATGTGGCGGAAGTCAATTCGGTAAAGACCTCGCGCGGCACCACCTTCGTGGTGACGGATGGTGGCATGCATCACCATCTGGCAGCCTCCGGCAATCTCGGCCAGATCGTCAAGCGTAACTACCCCATCGTCGCACCGGCCATGATGCAGGCAGACTATGAGGAAACGGCAACTATCGTCGGCCCGCTCTGCACACCGCTCGACACCCTGGCCCGCAATGCGGCCCTGCCGAAGCTGAAGGCTGGTGATCTCCTGGCAATCCTGCAATCGGGCGCCTATGGCGCCACCGCCAGCCCTTCGGGTTTTCTCAGCCATCCGGCTGCGAAGGAAGTGCTGGTGGAGAATGGTGCGTTTGAGGTGATAGCGCGCTGA